The following coding sequences are from one Brassica rapa cultivar Chiifu-401-42 unplaced genomic scaffold, CAAS_Brap_v3.01 Scaffold0068, whole genome shotgun sequence window:
- the LOC117129706 gene encoding uncharacterized protein LOC117129706 has translation MLVMSVLHASLEPAILDAYSYCESAKELWDTLKKVYGNTSNLSRVFEVKQAINNLVQEDMEFTKHLGRFRSLWSEMEMLRPSTTDADELNKRREQDKVFGLLLTLNPAYNGLIQHLLREDTLPDLEDVCARIQRSKCNNPHEQI, from the coding sequence atgctggtgatgtctgtcCTTCATGCTTCCcttgagccggctattctggatgcatacagctactgtgagtctgctaaagagctgtgggataccttgaagaaggtgtatggcaacacttcaaacctaagccgagtgtttgaagtgaagcaagctATCAACAACCTcgtacaagaagacatggagttcactaagcatctaGGAAGATTCAGAAGTCTCTGGTCCGAAATGGAGATGCTCAGGCCGagcacaacggatgctgatgagcttaacaagaggagagagcaagataaggtctttggGCTCCTCCTCACCCTAAACCCGGCAtacaacggtctcatccagcacctgcttaggGAGGACACTCTACCTGAccttgaggatgtgtgtgcgcggattcagagGAGcaagtgtaataaccctcacgagcagatataa